The Clostridiales bacterium genome segment GTTTTGAAAACGCCGACGACCATGCCTATATAACAAGCGTGGCGCTGTCCCACGGAGTGTATGTTTCCAAACCCGGCAACGGCATTTGCCATCAGGTCCACCTAGAGCGCTTTGCCGTTCCAGGAATGACGCTTTTGGGCTCGGATTCGCACACGCCCACGGCGGGCGGCATAGGCATGCTTGCCATAGGCGCGGGCGGCTTGGATGTGGCCGTGGCGATGGGCGGCGGCGCCTATCACCTTTTAATGCCCGAAATTATTAATATTGAGCTTAAAGGCCAGCTTGTCAATAACACATCCGCCAAAGATGTAATCCTAGAAGTATTGAGGATTTTAAGCGTAAAAGGCGGAGTGGGCAAGATTATAGAATACAGCGGCGAGGGTGTGCAGACTTTGAGCGTGCCCGAGCGCGCCACAATAACCAATATGGGCGCGGAGTTGGGCGCGACCACTAGCATATTCCCGTCCGACCATATAACCAAGCGCTTTTTGACCGCGCAAGGCAGGGGACAAGATTTTGTAGAGCTAAAAGCCGACGAGGGCGCGCATTACGACCATAAGATTGTGATAGATTTGTCCAAGCTGGAGCCCTTGGCGGCTTGCCCGCATTCGCCCGATAACATAAAAAAGGTCAGCGAGCTAAAGGACATCAAGGTTGACCAAGTATGCATAGGCAGCTGCACCAACTCTTCATATTTGGATTTGATGAGAGTGGCGGCAATCCTAAAGGGCAAAACAATAGCGCCCCATATCAGCCTTACCATAAGCCCGGGCAGCAAGCAGGTTTTGAGCATGCTGGCGCAAAACGGCGCGTTGTATGATATGATAAACGCGGGCGCCAGAATATTGGAAAGCGCTTGCGGGCCGTGCATAGGAATGGGACAAGCGCCCAAGACCAACGCCGTATCGGCGCGCACCTTTAACAGAAACTTTTACGGGCGAAGCGGAACAAAGACCGCCCAAGTTTATTTGGTAAGCGCTGAGACCGCGGCTTTGACCGCGCTACACGGGCATTTTGTGTCGCCCAAGGATTATTTTAATGAAACCATAAAAATAGAAATGCCCGAAAAGTTTTTGATAAACGACAACCTAATACTTAAGCCCGAAGATTTTCCCGATATTGAGATAGTAAGAGGCCCTAACATCAAGCCTTTTCCTGTTAACGCCAAACTTGCCGACATTGTATCGGGCAAAGTATTGCTGAAAATGGAAGACAACATAACCACGGACCATATTATGCCCTCGGACGCCAAGCTCTTGCCGTTTAGGTCCAATATACCGTATTTGTCCGATTATTGCCTTACGCCCATAGACAGCGAATTTCCCCAAAGAGCCAAAAAAGAAGGCAACGGATTTTTGGTAGCGGGCAACAACTACGGTCAAGGCTCTTCCCGAGAGCATGCCGCCCTGGTCCCTTTGTATTTGGGGATAAAGGGCGTTTTGGCTTTGTCGTTTGCCAGAATCCATAGGGATAACCTAATCAACAACGGCATCTTGCCTTTGGAGATAATAGACCCGCAGGATTATAAAGACTTGTCGCAAGACGACGAGTTAGTCATAGAAAACGCGCCCCAGCAGGTTTTAAGCGGCAAGGTCGCGGTAAAAAACATTACCAAAAACAAAATTATAAAGGCCGCGCTTAATATAAGCGAGCGCGCCAAGAAAATTCTGGTCGCGGGCGGACTGTTAAACAGCGTCAAAAACCTATAAAAAACAATCACCAAAAAGCGTATCGGATTATAAAATATTGATAAGGCAAAAAATCCCAAAAAGAGCTTTTTTAAAAAAAAGCAAAGGAGAAAATAAAATGACCAAGTTAGAACGAGAAATTTTAAAAATTCTTACGGACGACGCAAGACATACGCCCAAAGAAATAGCCGTCATGCTGGGCGTGGAAGAACAAAAGGTAAAAGACACCATAAAAGAGCTTGAGACAAAGGGCATTATAGTGAAATATACCGCTATTATTAATGAGGAAAAAATGGGCAAAGACTTGGTTGAAGCGTTTATAGAAGTCAAAGTCAGCCCCCAGCACAATCGCGGCTTTGACGCCATTGCCGAGGAAATTTATCAATTTGAAGAAGTCAAAAGCTTGTATCTTGTGAGCGGGGCTTATGACTTGGCCGTTATAGTAGAAGGCAAAACCTTAAAAGAAGTAGCCATGTTTGTATCCCAAAAACTATCCACTTTGGAAAGAGTCATAAGCACGGCCACGCATTTTATCCTCAAAAAATACAAAGACGGCGGCGTGCTTTTGAACGGACACTTAAACAAGAGGCTGCCTGTCTATGTTTGATTTTGAAAGCCGATTAAGCACAAGGGTCAAAAAACTTCGTTCAAGCGGAATAAGAAAGTTTTTTGACCTAATCAACGAATATCCCAACGCGATATCTTTAGGCGTGGGCGAGCCCGATTTTATCACGCCGTGGACAATAAGAGACGCCGCTATCAAGAGCATCCAAAAAGGCTATACCCAATACACTTCCAATTGGGGTTTGCTTGAGCTAAGGGAGCAAATATCAGCGTATTTGGATAGCTTTTATGGGCTAAAATACAATCCCGCGGACGAAATTATGGTTACCGTGGGCGCGAGCGAAGCCATAGATTTGGCGCTAAGGGCCGTTGTCTCGCCGGGCGACGAGGTATTGATACCCGAGCCGTCCTATGTGTCCTATCATCCGTGCGTGACATTGTGCGACGGCGTGCCTGTGTCCGTCAAAACCGAACTAAAAGACGACTTTAAACTCACGCCCCAAAATATCCTAAACGCCCTAACCCCCAAAACCAAAGCCATAATCATTCCGTATCCCAATAACCCCACGGGCGCTTTTATGAATAAGGACGACCTCAAAAAAATAATCCCTATTATTTTAGAGCATGACTTGATAGTTATCTCGGACGAAATATATAGCTTTTTGACTTACGGCGCGGAGCATGTCAGCATCGCTTCTTTGAACGGAATGAGAGAAAGGACGCTGGTTATCAACGGCTTTTCCAAAGCTTTTGCAATGACAGGCTGGAGATTGGGATTTTTGGCCGCGCCCAAAGAGGCTATTAAGCACATTATAAAAATACACCAATACACAAT includes the following:
- a CDS encoding aminotransferase class I/II-fold pyridoxal phosphate-dependent enzyme produces the protein MFDFESRLSTRVKKLRSSGIRKFFDLINEYPNAISLGVGEPDFITPWTIRDAAIKSIQKGYTQYTSNWGLLELREQISAYLDSFYGLKYNPADEIMVTVGASEAIDLALRAVVSPGDEVLIPEPSYVSYHPCVTLCDGVPVSVKTELKDDFKLTPQNILNALTPKTKAIIIPYPNNPTGAFMNKDDLKKIIPIILEHDLIVISDEIYSFLTYGAEHVSIASLNGMRERTLVINGFSKAFAMTGWRLGFLAAPKEAIKHIIKIHQYTIMCAPTFSQYAAVTALKNGAADNWSDILSMKQDYDKRRRFIIHRFNQMGLKCFEPRGAFYSFPNVEITGMDGDEFAQRLLEEKQVAVIPGSVFGEFGKYHVRACYATALKSLNEALNRIEEFVQEHKK
- a CDS encoding aconitate hydratase gives rise to the protein MKKSLAYKIIESHLVEGQMKFGEEIAIKIDQTLTQDSTGTMAYLQLEAMGIDKVKTKRSVAYIDHNTLQTGFENADDHAYITSVALSHGVYVSKPGNGICHQVHLERFAVPGMTLLGSDSHTPTAGGIGMLAIGAGGLDVAVAMGGGAYHLLMPEIINIELKGQLVNNTSAKDVILEVLRILSVKGGVGKIIEYSGEGVQTLSVPERATITNMGAELGATTSIFPSDHITKRFLTAQGRGQDFVELKADEGAHYDHKIVIDLSKLEPLAACPHSPDNIKKVSELKDIKVDQVCIGSCTNSSYLDLMRVAAILKGKTIAPHISLTISPGSKQVLSMLAQNGALYDMINAGARILESACGPCIGMGQAPKTNAVSARTFNRNFYGRSGTKTAQVYLVSAETAALTALHGHFVSPKDYFNETIKIEMPEKFLINDNLILKPEDFPDIEIVRGPNIKPFPVNAKLADIVSGKVLLKMEDNITTDHIMPSDAKLLPFRSNIPYLSDYCLTPIDSEFPQRAKKEGNGFLVAGNNYGQGSSREHAALVPLYLGIKGVLALSFARIHRDNLINNGILPLEIIDPQDYKDLSQDDELVIENAPQQVLSGKVAVKNITKNKIIKAALNISERAKKILVAGGLLNSVKNL
- a CDS encoding Lrp/AsnC family transcriptional regulator encodes the protein MTKLEREILKILTDDARHTPKEIAVMLGVEEQKVKDTIKELETKGIIVKYTAIINEEKMGKDLVEAFIEVKVSPQHNRGFDAIAEEIYQFEEVKSLYLVSGAYDLAVIVEGKTLKEVAMFVSQKLSTLERVISTATHFILKKYKDGGVLLNGHLNKRLPVYV